Genomic segment of Chloracidobacterium sp. N:
CCAATCTGCTTGAGCAGTTCCGGCGACCCGGAGGGCATGCCGGTTTGGCTTGGCATCTCGACCTGCTGCCCGACGCCATACTGGGCCAGCGCTGGCGGTGTGGCCAGCACACATCCCAGGCAGATCAGCCAGACCGTTGCAAAAACATTCTTCATACGAGACCACTCAATCCTTTGAAAAACCAGCCACACCGGTGCCAGCCAGCTCCCGGTCACTCCGGTCAGGCAGCGTCAGTGTGGGCCGCCATGGGGGGCGTCTGTTTTACCGGGCGCTGCCGGCGGCCCGACCGTGGGGGCCATTGTGGGCGGCACTGCCGGCGCGGTTGTCGTTGAAGCCGCCGCCGTCGCCGGGCGCGGCAGCGGCCGCCCGGAGTTGGAATCGCCCGAATGCCGCAGCACTTCTTCCTTGTCGAACAGCGGCATCCCCGTTCCGCCCGGACGATGAACACCCGTGGGCGCATTGAACGGCTGAACCCGGTTGCTGCTGGGCAGACCGCGTTCGAGCGTCAGCTTCATGGCCCGTTCAATGGGGATGTGAACGATGCCTTTTTCCTTCGAGACCCAGCCATAGCTTTTCAGGTGGGCGTCTTCTTTGGCGCGCCATATCCGCATGTCGGCTTCCGGCGATTCCTGAAGCGGCGGTTCGTGATCGTTGATTACCCGTGGCTCCGCTTTGGCGCGTTCCGTCTTTGGCTGGACAACGCGGTGGCCGCGCTCATCCAGGTAGCTGTAGAGCACGTTGATGACCACAGCGCAGCAGATGGTGAAGATGAGGACGGCAATCCCGACGCCGAACACCGCCTTGATGTTGGCGTCGCTTTGCTCAAAACCGACGCCGTTGGGTAACTCATGGTGATCGGATTTGTCGTGCTTAGTGTCCGCCATGGGCAAACGCCTCCTTCATGTTCGGATCGTGCCGGGGAATGAGCGGCCGCTGTTGCAGGTTGCGCAGGTAGAACCACACCCAGATGCCGCCGATGGCCAGCGGGGTGACAATGTCCATCCAGGTCAGGCTGAAGTGCGACAGATGCTCGACGGCGTGGAAACCGTGCCCGGCGTCATACGTCGGCTTGATCCACCAGAACAGGTCCACCATCCGCATGAAGATGATGAAGGCCCCGACGTAGATGAGCGGTTTGCCGGGGTCTTTGACCTGCCGCTGCAACAGGACGGCAAAGGGCAGCATGAAGTGGCCGACCAGCAGGCTGGCCGCCACATAGCCCCAGCCGCCGTTGAGCCGGTTCAGATACCAGGGCGTTTCTTCCGGCAGGTTGCCGGAGTAGGTGATGAGAAACTGGGACAGCGAGGTGTACGTCCACAGCATCGTGAACGCCAGCATGAGGTTGCCGAAGTCGCGGAAGTGCTTGGAGGTAATCAGCCCCTTGAACGGAGGCATATCCGACATCAGGGCCACGAAGGCCACCGTGAAGCAAACTGCCGAAAGCAGGTTGCCCACCATGTTGATGAGCGGATACATCGAGGAAAACCAGTACGGCTCAAGCGACATCAGCCAGTCAATGTTGGAGAACGTCATGGTGATGGCCATCACCAGCAGCCCGGGGCCGCTCAGGTTGCGCAGTTTCTGGGCCAGTTTCTTGTCGCCGCTCTGGTCCTGCTCCAGTGACCAGCGGCTGAGGAAGTACGCCCAGACGAGCCACACCGTGAAGTAGAACACCAAACGCCCCAGGAAAAACGGGATGTTGAGATAGGTCGCCTTCTGGTGCAGGTGATGGTCGGCTTCCACGCGGGCGGTATCCGTCCAGATGTAGAGTTTGTTGAGCAGCACGCCAGCCAGAATCGGCAGGAAAAAAAGCGCCATCAGCCAGATGTTGCGGATGGCAGCTTCCATCGTGCGCCGCCCCAGAATGCCCCAGCCGCCGCCTGTCAGGTACTGAATCATCAGCAGAACCATCGCTCCCAGCGTGACTCCGTTCCAGAAGGTGAACGCGAAGAGGTAGGCGTGCAGGAACTGCCGGAAGTCAAGAACCGCCGCCACAATGGCAAGCCCGGCGCCAACGATACCGATGATGAGCGCCGGCATCTGGAGCTGCCTGACGACCGCCGGCACGGGGGCGTCCCACTGCACTTGCGTCGCTTCGTAGCTCATCAGTGCGTTCCTCCCGAATGTGAGGCCGAAGGTGAAGCGGCCGGTTTGGAAGCTGCCGGAGGGGTTGGCCGGGCATCGAGCTGTGGCCGCTGGTCGGCCGGTACGTCTTCGAGGCGGGCGTTCTGGCTCAACTGCAGGGCCCGGACGTACGCCACGATGGCCCACCGGTCGGAAACCGGAATCTGGTGGGCATGGCCCGGCATGGCGCCATAGCCGTTGGTGATGACGGCAAAGTAGTAACCCACTGATTTTTCACGGGTTTCCGGGTCGTGGAACGAGGGCGGCGGAGAAAACCCGCGCTGGACGATCATGCCGTTTCCGTAACCTGAAAACCCGTGGCACATCGTGCAGTAGATGGTGAACCGTTCCTGTCCCCGTTTGAGGACTTCTTCAGTCACGGGGAAGGGAAAGGTCGTCACGTAGTCGCCGTTTTCCCTGCGCCCCAGAAACACTTCCGGGTCATCGCGCAGAAAACCACGGGCAACCGTCCCGGCCACCAGCGGCCGCGCCGAGGCCCGGTCGTTGAACGTTTCACTCCGCTCCAGGGGGTCATAGCGTGGCTGGTAACTCATCTTCTGCTTGCAGCCGGCGCCGCCGGCCAGAAGCGTCGCCACGATGCCGGCCCAGACGAGGCGCTGCATGGGGCCACTAGTCGTCTTCAACATCGTGAATCTCCATTGGCTTCAGACCTTCGAGAAACCGGTGGACGGCATCGAGGTCGAACTTTGGATCGGCCGACTCAATACAGAGAAAAAAGCGGCTCTGCGTGGCCTGGGAAAAACTTGGCACGTTGAACAGCGGATGGTGCGGTCGGGGCAGCCCGTTGAGCGCCAGCATCGCCAGCACCCCGGTAAAGGCGGCGAATGCCACCGTGCACTCGAAGGTAATCGGGATGAACATCGGCCAGGCGTAGAGCGGCCGGCCGGCAATGTTCATCGGGTAGTGCACCAGGTTGGCGTACACCTGCATGCCAAATCCGACACACGCCCCGGTCAGCCCCGCGAAAAAGACAATCTTTGAAATGGGGTTTTTGTGGTCGTGCATCGCCTCGGCCAGTTCCTCGATGGGGAAGGGCGAATAGGCGTCATACTTGCGATAGCCAGCGTTATGCGTGGCGCGGGCCGCCGCGACCAGCGCCGCCGGTGACTCGAACTCGGCCAACACCCCGTAGTAACGCGGTCGGTTGCTTGGCTTCATGACTTCGCCGCTCCTTTCTCCGGCGTGCCTGTGGCGCCCGGCAGAAGCATCTGCATTTCAGACATCGAAATCATCGGCAGCAGGCGGATGAACAGGAACAGCAGCGTCAGGAAGAAGCCCATCGTGCCGATGTACAGCGTCCAGTCCCAAAACGTCCCGGCGTAGGTGCCCCAGCCGGAGGGCAGGAAGGTCCGGTGGAGGCTGACGACGATGATGACGTACCGCTCCAGCCACATGCCGACACTGACGAACATCGAAATCGCAAACAGCCACCAGGCATTGCGTCGAATCCGCTTCGACCACAGAAACTGCGGCGCGATGATGTTGCACACGATGAGTGCCACATACAGCGCCCAGTAGGGACCGAGGACGCGGTTGTGAACCATGAACTGCTCGTACTCGTTGGCGCTGTACCAGCCGTAGAACAGTTCCATGATGTAGGCGTAGCCCACCATGTTCCCCGTCACGAGCGTAATCAGCCCCATGTTTTCAAGGTGCTTGTCGGTGATGAAGTCTTCCAGCCCATAGACCCAGCGCACCGGGATGGCCAGCGTGAGCACCATGGCAAACCCGGCGTAGATGGCGCCGGCGACGAAGTAGGGCGGGAAAAATGTCGCGTGCCAGCCGGGAATGATCGACACCGCGAAGTCAAAGCTGACGATGGTGTGCACCGACAGCACCAGCGGCGTCGAAAGACCGGCCAGCAGCAGGTAGATGGATTCGTACCGGTGCCAGTGGCGGGCCGAGCCGCGCCAGCCCAGCGAGAAAAAGCCATAGACGGTTTTGGTAAACCAGTTCCGCGCCCGGTCACGCAGGGTCGCCAGGTCGGGAATCAGACCGACGTACCAGAACACGAGTGACACGCTGGCATAGGTTGAGACGGCGAACACGTCCCATTCGAGCGGGCTGCGAAACTGCGGAAAGTACATCCCCATCGTGTTCGGATAGGGAAAGAGAAAGTAGGCATACCACGGCCGCCCCAGGTGCAGCACCGGAAACAGCCCCGCGCAGGCCACGGCAAACAGCGTCATGGCTTCGGCAAAGCGGTTGATGGAGGTGCGCCATTTCTGGTGCAGCAGCAGCAGGATGGCCGAAATAAGCGTTCCGGCGTGGCCGATGCCGATCCACCAGACGAAGTTGATGATGTCGAAACCCCAGCCGACCCGGTTGTTGATGCCCCAGACCCCGACACCCTTGTAGAGGAGGTAGCTGATCGAGCCGAGCATCATCATGAAAATCATGAAGGCAATGCCGAAACCAACCAGCCAGCCGAAGGTCGTTCCCCGCAGCAGGACGATGGCGCTGATCTTTTCGTTGATGCTGGCGTAGGTATGCCCCGGCCCGATGATGGGCAGGCGACTCGTGGGCGACTGAGAGTGTTCAAACGTGTTCGACTCGGACATAGGTCAAGGTCGCTCCTGTGCTTTCTCAGTGACCGGGCGCGTGACTTCCGGTGGGCTTGTCCGGCGTGCCGCTGCCGTGGGGTTCCGCGGCGTTGCCGCTGTGGTGTCCGCCGGAATGACCGCCGCCGTGACCGGTCGCCTGCTTGCGGGAAGGCGTCAGGTCGGGGTGGACGTTGCGCACTTTCGCCAGGTAGGAAGTCCGGGGACGGACGTTGAGTTCGGCCAGCAGCCCGTAGTTCGTCGGCTCCCGGCGCAACTGGGCAATCTGGCTGTTCGGATCGTTGATGTCGCCGAAGATGATGGCCTGCGTCGGGCAGGCAGCCTGGCAGGCGGTGATGACTTCGCCATCCAGGATGCGCCGGTCTTCTTTTTCAGCCTCGATGCGCGCGGCATTGATGCGCTGGATGCAGTAGGTACATTTCTCCATCACCCCGCGCGTCCGCACGGTCACGTCCGGGTTGCGCCCCAGCTTCAGCACCGGCGTGTCATAGTCGGAGTAGTGCAGGAAGTTGAACCGGCGCACCTTGTAGGGGCAGTTGTTGGCGCAGTATTTCGTCCCGACACAGCGGTTGTAGGTCATCTCGTTGATGCCTTCCGGGCTGTGGGTCGTCGCGGCCACCGGACAGACCAGTTCACACGGCGCCATTTCGCAGTGCTGGCACATGACCGGTTGCAGGTGCAGGGCGAGGTTGGGATCGTTCGGGTCGCCGCTGTAGTACTGATCAATCCGAATCCAGTGCATTTCGCGTTCGCGCAGCACTTCGGCCTTGCCCACGATGGGGATGTTGTTTTCGGCCGTGCAGGCCACAACGCACGCCTGGCAGCCGGTACACACGTTCATGTCCACGACCATGCCCCAGGCATAGCCCTTGGTGTAGTCGTCCGGCGGCTCGAACAGCGTCAGTTTGCGGGCTTTCGGGTCATCGAACTCGGTGCGCGCAAACTGTGGGTCGGAGAGGTATTCCGTCAGGGTGGCTTCCCGGACGAGCTGCCGCCGCTCAAAGGCCCCGGCGGCTTCGATTTCCCAGTGCATCTGGGTGCAGGCCAGGCGGGCCGTCTCGCCGGTTTTGGCGACCTTGGCCCCGCTGGCAGCCCACAGATGGTCTGCGGCCCGCAGGACATTGGCATTGAAACCGGCGCCGTTGCCGACACTGCCGGCGCGCTCCCGCCCGTAGCCCAGGTGCAGCGTCAGCGTGTCGTCCGGGTGGCCGGGGATAATGAGCGCCGCGCCGCGTACCCGCCGCCCGGCGACTTCCACTTCGACCACCCCGTAGGGGTCGGCGTCATGCGTCCGTACAACGCCCAGTTTGGCCCCGGTGCGAGGCGAGACAATGACGGCATTATCCCAGGTGAGTTTCGTGCGTGGTTTCGGTGTTTCCTGTAACCAGCCGTTGTTGGCAAAGCGTCCGTCGTGAATCATCGGATCGGGGCGGAAAACCACTTCCAACCCGTCACCGGCTGGTTTGGGAAGCGTGGCGAGCACCTGGGAGGCGACACCGGTCAGTGTGACCTCGATGGGCGTAAAGCCCGAGCCGTCCAGGTAGCCGTCATGCAGTGTGCGTCGCCATTGCTTCTCGAAGTCGTCTTGCAGTCCGACAGCATTGCGTCCCACGCGCACCGGGCCAGTGGCATTCGGCGTGAAGGCTTTGCCGGACTTCAACTGCGCCAGGTTGCGCTGCCAGAAGTGGCGGACGATTTCATCGCTGTTCTGGTTGAACTCATCCAGAAAGGCCGCCAGAAGTTCCAGCGGTGATTTGGTTTCCCGGTAAAGCGGCGCAATGAGCGGCTGCTGCACGGAAACCGTGCCGTTGTGGGCGCGGGCATCACCCCAGCATTCGAGGAAGTGCGAGGCCGGGATGTGCCAGTGGCAGCGGGCTGAGGTTTCGTCGAAGTAGAGACTGAGGTGGGCGGCCAGTTTGACCTTCTGCAACCCGCCGGCAAAGTCCACGTCCGCCGCCGCCGTATAGGCCGGGTTGCCTTCCAGGATGATGAGGGTTTCGACCGCGCCGGCGTGCATGTCCGCCACAAGTTGCCGGAACTCAGCTTCCTGATCGGTCGGCGCGATTTCGGGCGAGTCGGTGTAAAACAGGGTTTTTCCGACGTTGCCCAGCCTGGCGTTGATGGCGTGGGCGAGGAAGTGCAGGGCCGCTGGCTGGTAGTCCCCGAC
This window contains:
- the nrfD gene encoding NrfD/PsrC family molybdoenzyme membrane anchor subunit; its protein translation is MSESNTFEHSQSPTSRLPIIGPGHTYASINEKISAIVLLRGTTFGWLVGFGIAFMIFMMMLGSISYLLYKGVGVWGINNRVGWGFDIINFVWWIGIGHAGTLISAILLLLHQKWRTSINRFAEAMTLFAVACAGLFPVLHLGRPWYAYFLFPYPNTMGMYFPQFRSPLEWDVFAVSTYASVSLVFWYVGLIPDLATLRDRARNWFTKTVYGFFSLGWRGSARHWHRYESIYLLLAGLSTPLVLSVHTIVSFDFAVSIIPGWHATFFPPYFVAGAIYAGFAMVLTLAIPVRWVYGLEDFITDKHLENMGLITLVTGNMVGYAYIMELFYGWYSANEYEQFMVHNRVLGPYWALYVALIVCNIIAPQFLWSKRIRRNAWWLFAISMFVSVGMWLERYVIIVVSLHRTFLPSGWGTYAGTFWDWTLYIGTMGFFLTLLFLFIRLLPMISMSEMQMLLPGATGTPEKGAAKS
- a CDS encoding cytochrome c — protein: MLKTTSGPMQRLVWAGIVATLLAGGAGCKQKMSYQPRYDPLERSETFNDRASARPLVAGTVARGFLRDDPEVFLGRRENGDYVTTFPFPVTEEVLKRGQERFTIYCTMCHGFSGYGNGMIVQRGFSPPPSFHDPETREKSVGYYFAVITNGYGAMPGHAHQIPVSDRWAIVAYVRALQLSQNARLEDVPADQRPQLDARPTPPAASKPAASPSASHSGGTH
- a CDS encoding DUF3341 domain-containing protein codes for the protein MKPSNRPRYYGVLAEFESPAALVAAARATHNAGYRKYDAYSPFPIEELAEAMHDHKNPISKIVFFAGLTGACVGFGMQVYANLVHYPMNIAGRPLYAWPMFIPITFECTVAFAAFTGVLAMLALNGLPRPHHPLFNVPSFSQATQSRFFLCIESADPKFDLDAVHRFLEGLKPMEIHDVEDD
- a CDS encoding TAT-variant-translocated molybdopterin oxidoreductase, with product MTDHSVPSSVPSPPNARQPEPTHWRGIERLLADPEAQAALAETFPRQASLLGDALDRRHFLKIMGASFGLAGLTACSAYPDDGKIVPYVKAPEEIVPGKPLFYASTFSMGGQVTGVLVESHMGRPTKIEGNPDHPASLGATDAFTQAAILTLYDPDRSQTTRYYGDARPYDMFLRDLRKMLDQHRADQGAGLRILTETVTSPTLGFQLQRILAAFPKAKWVQYEPCGRDQVRAGAKLAFGRAVATQYRFEDADVVAAFDADFLAAGPGHVRYAQDFSRRRRARFGQDTTKQMSRLYMVECTLTSTGTVADHRIAVRPSELIEIANAVAVGLGIDTGRPAQPPAAHAKFVETLVKDLQAHAGKSLFLVGDYQPAALHFLAHAINARLGNVGKTLFYTDSPEIAPTDQEAEFRQLVADMHAGAVETLIILEGNPAYTAAADVDFAGGLQKVKLAAHLSLYFDETSARCHWHIPASHFLECWGDARAHNGTVSVQQPLIAPLYRETKSPLELLAAFLDEFNQNSDEIVRHFWQRNLAQLKSGKAFTPNATGPVRVGRNAVGLQDDFEKQWRRTLHDGYLDGSGFTPIEVTLTGVASQVLATLPKPAGDGLEVVFRPDPMIHDGRFANNGWLQETPKPRTKLTWDNAVIVSPRTGAKLGVVRTHDADPYGVVEVEVAGRRVRGAALIIPGHPDDTLTLHLGYGRERAGSVGNGAGFNANVLRAADHLWAASGAKVAKTGETARLACTQMHWEIEAAGAFERRQLVREATLTEYLSDPQFARTEFDDPKARKLTLFEPPDDYTKGYAWGMVVDMNVCTGCQACVVACTAENNIPIVGKAEVLREREMHWIRIDQYYSGDPNDPNLALHLQPVMCQHCEMAPCELVCPVAATTHSPEGINEMTYNRCVGTKYCANNCPYKVRRFNFLHYSDYDTPVLKLGRNPDVTVRTRGVMEKCTYCIQRINAARIEAEKEDRRILDGEVITACQAACPTQAIIFGDINDPNSQIAQLRREPTNYGLLAELNVRPRTSYLAKVRNVHPDLTPSRKQATGHGGGHSGGHHSGNAAEPHGSGTPDKPTGSHAPGH